One genomic segment of Pseudorasbora parva isolate DD20220531a chromosome 6, ASM2467924v1, whole genome shotgun sequence includes these proteins:
- the LOC137079547 gene encoding zona pellucida sperm-binding protein 4-like, translating to MSTSKAECTKHLPKWSNLPQNPQALMLQQTDQRLQKQASQQVQKPASQSPQWVQQQASQQVQKPASQSPQWVQQQASQQVQKPASQSPQWVQQQASQQVQKPASQSPQWVQQQASQSPQWVQQQVQPKQPVVQAEPLDKCAVADYEQIQCGPAGTSGAECEALNCCFNGQQCYYGKAVTVQCIRDGQFVVVVARDVTLPRLSLDSVRLLGGNDPPCSPVGSTPSFAIYQFPVTACGTSMMEDGGYVVYENRMTSSYEVGVGPLGSITRDSHFELLFQCRYSGTSVEALVVEVNTVPAPPPVAASGPLRVELRLANGQCVTKGCAEGDEAYTSYYSDADYPVTKVLREPVFVEVRVLERTDPNIVLMLGRCWATSTPSPLSLPQWDLLVDGCPYRDDRYLTTLVPVAGSSGLQFPTHYKRFVVKMFTFVDPASLAPLQETIFIHCSTAVCHPSSGSCEQSCARKRRDADVKTISSGQTVVSSGEVTLVM from the exons ATGTCTACAAGCAAAGCGGAATGCACCAAACATCTACCCAAA TGGAGTAATCTGCCCCAGAATCCCCAAGCTCTGATGTTACAGCAAACTGACCAGCGGCTTCAGAAGCAAGctagtcagcaggttcagaagccagctagtcagtctcctcagtgggttcaacagcaagctagtcagcaggttcagaagccagctagtcagtctcctcagtgggttcaacagcaggctagtcagcaggttcagaagccagctagtcagtctcctcagtgggttcaacagcaggctagtcagcaggttcagaagccagctagtcagtctcctcagtgggttcaacagcaagctagtcagtctcctcagtgggttcaacagcaggTTCAGCCTAAGCAGCCAGTGGTGCAGGCAGAGCCCCTTGACAAATGTGCTGTTGCTGATTATGAGCAGATCCAATGTGGCCCAGCTGGTACCAGTGGTGCTGAGTGTGAAGCGCTCAACTGCTGCTTTAACGGACAGCAGTGCTACTATGGGAAGGCGG TGACTGTCCAGTGTATAAGAGATGGTCAGTTTGTGGTAGTGGTGGCTAGAGATGTTACTCTGCCTCGATTGAGCCTGGATTCAGTCCGTCTCCTGGGTGGAAATGACCCAccttgcagtcctgtgggatccaCACCTTCCTTTGCTATATACCAGTTCCCTGTCACTGCATGTGGCACGAGCATGATG GAGGATGGTGGCTATGTGGTGTATGAAAACAGGATGACCTCCTCGTATGAAGTGGGTGTCGGACCGCTTGGTTCCATcacaagggacagccattttga GCTTCTCTTCCAGTGTAGGTACTCTGGTACTTCTGTGGAAGCTCTGGTTGTGGAGGTCAACACTGTTCCTGCACCTCCACCAGTAGCTGCTTCTGGACCCCTCAGGGTGGAGCTTAGACTGGCAAATGGTCAATGTGTCACCAAAGGCTGTGCAGAAG GGGACGAGGCGTACACCTCTTACTACAGTGATGCTGATTATCCGGTCACAAAAGTCCTGCGGGAGCCGGTGTTTGTTGAGGTGCGGGTTTTGGAGAGGACTGACCCCAACATTGTCCTGATGCTGGGACGTTGCTGGGCGACATCAACCCCCAGTCCACTCAGTCTACCCCAGTGGGACCTTCTGGTCGATGG ATGCCCTTACCGGGATGACCGTTACCTGACCACACTGGTTCCGGTGGCTGGATCTTCTGGTCTTCAGTTCCCAACCCACTACAAGCGCtttgttgtgaagatgtttACATTTGTGGATCCAGCATCACTGGCTCCTCTGCAGGAAACC ATCTTCATCCACTGTAGTACAGCGGTGTGCCATCCCTCTTCTGGCTCCTGTGAGCAAAGCTGTGCTAGGAAAA GAAGAGATGCTGATGTCAAGACAATCTCTAGTGGACAAACTGTGGTGTCTAGTGGAGAAGTTACTCTGGTCATGTGA
- the LOC137079548 gene encoding zona pellucida sperm-binding protein 4-like, whose amino-acid sequence MCRLIPSVIIKESRWSNLPQNPQALMLQQTDQRLQKQASQQVQKPASQSPQWVQQQASQQVQKPASQSPQWVQQQASQQVQKPASQSPQWVQQQASQQVQKPASQSPQWVQQQASQSPQWVQQQVQPKQPVVQAEPLDKCAVADYEQIQCGPAGTSGAECEALNCCFNGQQCYYGKAVTVQCIRDGQFVVVVARDVTLPRLSLDSVRLLGGNDPPCSPVGSTPSFAIYQFPVTACGTSMMEDGGYVVYENRMTSSYEVGVGPLGSITRDSHFELLFQCRYSGTSVEALVVEVNTVPAPPPVAASGPLRVELRLANGQCVTKGCAEGDEAYTSYYSDADYPVTKVLREPVFVEVRVLERTDPNIVLMLGRCWATSTPSPLSLPQWDLLVDGCPYRDDRYLTTLVPVAGSSGLQFPTHYKRFVVKMFTFVDPASLAPLQETIFIHCSTAVCHPSSGSCEQSCARKRRDADVKTISSGQTVVSSGEVTLVM is encoded by the exons ATGTGTAGACTCATCCCCTCTGTCATAATCAAGGAGTCAAGG TGGAGTAATCTGCCCCAGAATCCCCAAGCTCTGATGTTACAGCAAACTGACCAGCGGCTTCAGAAGCAAGctagtcagcaggttcagaagccagctagtcagtctcctcagtgggttcaacagcaagctagtcagcaggttcagaagccagctagtcagtctcctcagtgggttcaacagcaggctagtcagcaggttcagaagccagctagtcagtctcctcagtgggttcaacagcaggctagtcagcaggttcagaagccagctagtcagtctcctcagtgggttcaacagcaagctagtcagtctcctcagtgggttcaacagcaggTTCAGCCTAAGCAGCCAGTGGTGCAGGCAGAGCCCCTTGACAAATGTGCTGTTGCTGATTATGAGCAGATCCAATGTGGCCCAGCTGGTACCAGTGGTGCTGAGTGTGAAGCGCTCAACTGCTGCTTTAACGGACAGCAGTGCTACTATGGGAAGGCGG TGACTGTCCAGTGTATAAGAGATGGTCAGTTTGTGGTAGTGGTGGCTAGAGATGTTACTCTGCCTCGATTGAGCCTGGATTCAGTCCGTCTCCTGGGTGGAAATGACCCAccttgcagtcctgtgggatccaCACCTTCCTTTGCTATATACCAGTTCCCTGTCACTGCATGTGGCACGAGCATGATG GAGGATGGTGGCTATGTGGTGTATGAAAACAGGATGACCTCCTCGTATGAAGTGGGTGTCGGACCGCTTGGTTCCATcacaagggacagccattttga GCTTCTCTTCCAGTGTAGGTACTCTGGTACTTCTGTGGAAGCTCTGGTTGTGGAGGTCAACACTGTTCCTGCACCTCCACCAGTAGCTGCTTCTGGACCCCTCAGGGTGGAGCTTAGACTGGCAAATGGTCAATGTGTCACCAAAGGCTGTGCAGAAG GGGACGAGGCGTACACCTCTTACTACAGTGATGCTGATTATCCGGTCACAAAAGTCCTGCGGGAGCCGGTGTTTGTTGAGGTGCGGGTTTTGGAGAGGACTGACCCCAACATTGTCCTGATGCTGGGACGTTGCTGGGCGACATCAACCCCCAGTCCACTCAGTCTACCCCAGTGGGACCTTCTGGTCGATGG ATGCCCTTACCGGGATGACCGTTACCTGACCACACTGGTTCCGGTGGCTGGATCTTCTGGTCTTCAGTTCCCAACCCACTACAAGCGCtttgttgtgaagatgtttACATTTGTGGATCCAGCATCACTGGCTCCTCTGCAGGAAACC ATCTTCATCCACTGTAGTACAGCGGTGTGCCATCCCTCTTCTGGCTCCTGTGAGCAAAGCTGTGCTAGGAAAA GAAGAGATGCTGATGTCAAGACAATCTCTAGTGGACAAACTGTGGTGTCTAGTGGAGAAGTTACTCTGGTCATGTGA